A single Methylomonas sp. AM2-LC DNA region contains:
- the rluC gene encoding 23S rRNA pseudouridine(955/2504/2580) synthase RluC → MNSSENKSNPQVQWLEISEANSEQRLDNFLISYLKGVPKTRIYRLVRKGEVRVNKGRADVSYKLAIGDIVRIPPIRVAEKSEESIIIQPTLRFSLENHILFEDEGFIVLNKPAGFAVHGGSGVNSGIIEALRQIRPQQKFLELAHRLDKETSGCLLIAKKRAVLKVFHELFRGDGVNKTYLALLAGQFKRKKQLVEVPLLKNTQQGGERMVIVSQAGKSAETLFTRLTQFQDATLVHAAPKTGRTHQIRVHAAWLGHPIIADDRYGENAINKLFKNRGYKRLFLHAEQLQFAHPVTGQPLSFIAPLPEELQLLLQNEKPL, encoded by the coding sequence ATGAATAGTTCAGAAAATAAGAGCAATCCTCAAGTCCAGTGGCTGGAAATCAGTGAGGCAAATAGCGAACAGCGACTCGATAATTTCCTGATCTCGTACCTTAAGGGTGTTCCGAAAACACGGATATACCGTTTGGTAAGAAAAGGTGAAGTAAGAGTTAACAAAGGTCGGGCCGATGTCAGCTATAAACTGGCAATTGGGGATATTGTTCGTATTCCTCCAATAAGAGTAGCTGAAAAATCGGAAGAGAGCATAATTATCCAACCTACCTTGAGATTTAGTTTAGAAAACCATATTCTTTTTGAAGACGAAGGCTTTATTGTGCTAAATAAACCAGCCGGATTTGCGGTCCATGGTGGTAGTGGCGTTAATTCAGGCATCATTGAAGCACTGAGGCAAATTAGACCACAACAAAAATTTCTTGAATTGGCTCATAGACTGGATAAAGAAACATCGGGTTGTTTATTAATTGCAAAAAAACGTGCAGTTCTAAAAGTTTTTCACGAACTGTTTCGTGGTGATGGTGTCAATAAAACATATTTGGCTTTACTAGCAGGACAGTTTAAGCGTAAGAAACAATTAGTTGAGGTCCCATTGCTCAAAAACACCCAGCAAGGAGGCGAACGAATGGTGATAGTCAGTCAGGCAGGCAAATCTGCAGAAACTTTATTTACGCGTTTAACACAGTTTCAGGATGCAACACTCGTTCATGCGGCTCCAAAAACGGGGCGTACTCATCAAATACGGGTTCATGCTGCCTGGCTCGGTCATCCAATTATTGCAGATGACCGTTATGGTGAAAATGCTATTAATAAATTGTTTAAAAATCGTGGTTATAAACGATTGTTTTTACATGCCGAGCAATTACAGTTTGCCCATCCTGTTACTGGGCAGCCACTCAGTTTTATTGCACCCTTACCTGAGGAATTACAACTTTTACTGCAAAATGAAAAACCGCTTTGA
- a CDS encoding HAD-IIIA family hydrolase, with translation MKNRFDLIIFDWDGTLIDSVDWIVYCIQQAAIRHHCRVPDVQAAKDIIGLSIEKAITQLFPDIDDSLREKIVADYAQTFFSKDISRADLFPGVYEMLQQFKVNGYQLAIATGKKSRGLAQAVVATELADLFAATRSSDQAESKPNPLMINQIISELGVDKQRVLMVGDSVHDLQMAMNAGIAAIGVTCGAHSAEILQHYQPLMCLSYPTDLLEFL, from the coding sequence ATGAAAAACCGCTTTGATTTAATTATCTTCGATTGGGATGGTACCCTTATTGATTCTGTGGATTGGATAGTCTACTGCATACAGCAAGCAGCTATTCGTCACCATTGTCGGGTACCTGATGTTCAGGCTGCAAAAGATATTATCGGTCTGAGCATTGAGAAAGCCATAACGCAATTATTTCCAGACATTGATGACTCACTACGAGAGAAAATAGTTGCAGACTATGCACAGACTTTTTTTTCTAAAGACATCAGTCGAGCAGATCTGTTTCCGGGTGTTTATGAAATGTTGCAACAATTTAAAGTCAATGGCTATCAGTTGGCAATTGCCACTGGTAAAAAGTCCAGAGGACTTGCTCAGGCTGTGGTAGCTACTGAACTAGCAGATTTATTTGCGGCGACTCGTAGCTCTGATCAAGCAGAATCTAAACCAAATCCATTAATGATTAATCAAATTATTAGCGAACTCGGTGTTGATAAGCAACGCGTTCTAATGGTGGGCGACTCAGTACATGATCTGCAAATGGCGATGAATGCCGGTATTGCTGCCATTGGCGTTACTTGTGGAGCGCACTCGGCTGAGATTTTACAACACTATCAGCCACTGATGTGTTTGAGTTATCCAACTGATTTACTGGAATTTTTATAA
- the sppA gene encoding signal peptide peptidase SppA, giving the protein MENNQDSAKTTVEQQIRWEKEVIEKLAFAAINEQKTARRWGIFFKLLAFSYLIIVLLVATYPQIKEEIGAKGSQHVAIVDVTGVIAQGEAASANNVIEGLRDAIKDKNTKGVILNINSPGGSPVQSAEIYDEIRRLKKKHPDTPIYAVVADICASGGYYIAAATDKIYVNQASIIGSIGVIMNGFGLTKIMDKVGVERRLLTAGAHKAMLDPFSPLKEQEFAHMQSLLDEVHQQFIVAVREGRGNRLKEAETSELFSGLVWTGAEGVKIGLADDFGSVDSVARDVLGTEEKVNFTPQEHLMDRLAGKLGTVFAHTIGSMFNQVDLQ; this is encoded by the coding sequence ATGGAAAATAATCAGGATTCGGCAAAAACAACTGTCGAGCAACAAATTCGCTGGGAAAAAGAAGTGATCGAAAAGCTTGCGTTTGCTGCCATTAATGAACAAAAAACAGCCAGACGTTGGGGGATTTTTTTTAAGTTATTAGCGTTTTCTTATCTTATTATTGTTTTATTGGTTGCTACTTATCCGCAAATTAAAGAAGAGATTGGTGCAAAAGGCAGTCAGCATGTGGCTATTGTTGATGTAACTGGTGTAATAGCTCAAGGAGAAGCGGCCAGCGCCAATAATGTCATTGAGGGTTTGCGTGATGCCATCAAAGACAAAAACACCAAAGGTGTTATTCTTAATATTAATTCACCCGGTGGCAGTCCAGTGCAGTCAGCTGAAATCTATGATGAGATCCGGCGGCTAAAGAAAAAGCATCCTGATACGCCAATTTATGCCGTTGTTGCGGATATATGTGCTTCTGGTGGTTATTATATTGCTGCTGCTACTGACAAAATTTATGTCAATCAAGCCAGTATTATTGGGTCCATTGGTGTAATTATGAATGGTTTTGGTTTAACCAAGATAATGGATAAAGTCGGTGTAGAGCGACGATTATTAACAGCTGGTGCACATAAAGCAATGTTGGATCCGTTTTCGCCGCTAAAGGAACAGGAATTCGCTCACATGCAATCTTTGCTTGATGAAGTGCATCAACAATTTATTGTTGCCGTTCGAGAAGGGCGTGGCAACAGGTTAAAAGAAGCCGAAACGTCGGAATTATTTTCAGGCTTGGTGTGGACAGGGGCTGAGGGTGTAAAAATCGGTTTGGCTGATGATTTTGGTAGCGTTGATTCAGTTGCTCGTGATGTGCTTGGAACGGAAGAAAAAGTAAATTTTACTCCCCAGGAGCATTTAATGGATCGTTTAGCTGGTAAATTGGGAACAGTATTTGCCCATACCATAGGTAGTATGTTCAATCAGGTTGATTTGCAGTAA